A segment of the Juglans regia cultivar Chandler chromosome 15, Walnut 2.0, whole genome shotgun sequence genome:
CCGCCGAAAATGGAAGAAGACACCTCCAAcggtaatctctctctctgaacGAATTTGTGTGTTTGGTAACTGAGAAAATTTGCAAGAATCCTGAACTTCATTTtggttctttttaaaaatctgTAACTCTTTCAATTGTTTTTTCCCCTCATAATTTCttagcatccaaacactcattgtCCCCAAGATGCCCAAGAACTTAACCGGTTTTCCCTGTCATTCTTTTAACAGGGAAGATTCCCTTGTGTTCCTTCCTCACCGACAAGACCTCGAAAATCTGCGTGCTTGGCCACCGAGGCCTCGTCGGCTCCGCCATCGTCCGCAAGCTCCAGCACCTCGGTTTCACTAACCTTCTGCTCCGCACCCACTGCGAGCTCGATCTCACGCGCCAAAACGACGTTGAATCCTTTTTCGCAGCCGAGAAGCCCCGGTTCGTCATCCTTGCGGCGGCCAAGGTTGGCGGCATCCACGCCAACAGCAACTATCCGGCCGACTTCATCGCCATCAACCTCCAGATCCAGACCAATGTCATCGACTCCTCCTACCGCCACGGCGTCCAGAAGCTTCTATTCCTCGGCTCCTCTTGCATATACCCCAAGTTAGCACCCCAGCCGATTCCCGAGGACGCGTTGCTCACCAGCCCCTTGGAGCCCACCAACGAATGGTACGCTGTCGCCAAGATCGCAGGGATCAAAATGTGCCAGGCCTACCGAATTCAATACGGTTGGGACGCGATTTCGGCGATGCCCACGAACTTGTACGGCCCGAACGACAATTTTCATCCGGAGAATTCACACGTCTTGCCGGCGTTGATGCGGAGGTTCCACGAGGCAAAGGTGAAGAAAGCGAAGGAGGTGGTGGTGTGGGGGACAGGGAGTCCCCTGAGGGAGTTCCTGCACGTCGACGATTTGGCCGACGCGGCGATCTTCTTGATGGAGAGCTACAGTGGGTTGGGGCAGCTGAATGTGGGGAGTGGGAAGGAGGTGAGCATCAAGGAGTTGGCGGAGCTGGTGAAGGACGTGGTAGGGTTCGAGGGCGAGCTCGTTTGGGACCCGTCCAAGCCCGACGGAACTCCTAGGAAGCTGATGGATTGCTCGAATCTCGCCGAGTTGGGATGGAGCCCCAAGATTTCACTCAAGGATGGGCTTGCTGATACCTATAAATGGTACTTGGAGAATGTCAAGCAATAAGTCAGGTGATTCATCGtcaacattttccttttgaatcATATAAATGGTGGATTATGGCCATCCATTCTGTACCACAGTTATGTGGGATAGTTATTATTTGTGATGCTTTATCATTTTGTACCATTCATCTTTAGGTAAGagagttttttttccttctactCTTGAGAATTAAGTGAGCTGCCTAGCTATTATTCAGAACTTGGCAGAAGGtgctattatttattattgaattgCAGTGATTTTGCTCTGTCTTCTATCTTCTATCTGTCCTGTTTGCCATGTTTTCTGCTATAAGTAAACTGGCTCACAGGCAATTTACCTGGTCTTAGAATAGACTGCCTATTATCCTCCTCCTTCATTTCCACTTCAAGTTGTTTTGCTTTCACCCTCTGCTACTTTAGATGCACAGAGTGGAGATTTGTGATACCCATTTGTGCAGCTGTGATTTGTTATCagctttttattcatttttctcaGTTGTGTTGTTCTTAGTGCCATCTTGCTTCATCATCAGCCGCTGTATTTTTCTCCTCCTTGTGGATTTTGTGGTTAAATTGAAATATCCATCAGAACATGAAATCATTTAGGATAATGGTATGGTGTGTAATTTCTGAGGAGCAGCAGGCCAATTTCTCCTTTCTGAGCTTATATCAATGTTATCTCTGAACTCTGTAACCAAATGCAGCATCCTGGGATGGAATTTAGCATGACTTTTTCCACCTTTATTGATGTACTTTTCTTAAATTTGTCTTGATGGTTGATAGTCTTTGAAAGAAGATGCtgaaagtttatttttgtttcctgtatttattttctagttCTAAGGTAGCCCATTCCATAACTCCCATACTTAGGAGGAATGGCAAAATCTGAAGTGGAAAGGTTAATTCCCCTTTCTTGGTATTTCTATCCTCGAACGCCCTACTGTTGGTCCTACGAAAAACATGTTGTGGGCAATAATAATGAGTGATATAGCCACAAAGAAATCTCATAAACTAATATggttttatatgatacgttagatctactttataataaaaatagatttacaatttaacgtGCATATTAAGTCATATAAgtttatggatttatttttgcgggatttttttgtaaataaagcAATTCTAATCATAATGTACAACTCATGAAAGTGATGACAAATATGAAAGATAATTGGTCAAGCTAGTTTTATGGATCATAAAGACTTGAAGGATTCTGTACTAGGTTGGTTATGGAAGCTCTTCCTCAGAGTTGGGAAAAGGAGAAATTTTATGATTGATAGTCTCGTTGAgggagtaatgatatacacacaatACATTACATAACAACGTtataaaataagggtatttttgtaaaataatgttacttttataagatgttttataaaaatatccctaatttaaaatatagttgtgtaaaatgttttaaaaaatgctatatgtaaataattttctcGTCTGGGGTTCATAAGATGGGCCAACAATATCAATGATTTGAGAGGCTCTCTAGTTCTGCTGAAGAAGTTTGCTGTTGCTCCACTTTTCAATGAGTGTTGTGGCCAGGGTACTCCTTGATTTAGTTCTTCTGAACTAAAGAGAGAGAATACAGAAGTGCAACACATCTTTGATCCACTTCAccataaaattgattttcctttttctagcaCAGAAGATTATCTGCTTTAGATTTACGGCTGTGATGGCAAAACCACAACACCCTATcccttgtgttttttttattggcaccagatATCCAAGAACAATGTCCCGACTAATCTCGTGGATGTACAGACCCTTAACAAGGAATTTCTTACAAATGTacattgggtaattcaaggaaaaaaatcttACAATCCGATAGTCTTTAAAGAGCATTTGCATCCAATGAGATTCGAATCTTGGATCTTGAAGAAAGCATACCACTAAGACCAAGACCTCTACTACCCTGCATCTTGGGTTTCAATCAAAAGTGTAGTTGGTTTATTGTTGTTTGCGTGTTGCCTTGGTGGTATTTTTATTGCCTAATGTTACTACTAGTAGTTCATATACTCCCATAAACGAGGAGTTGGCTGTTTTCCATTATTCATGTTGATAGCTTTACTGGCTTAAAAAcaagtttaaataattttaatttaagaaagtttATGTTAATATGTTTGCTGTATATgggattcttttcttttgattttatatttttctcttcccttttttaaatattctttgacctaattttttttttatttctttatattttgtgctacatatataaaaaaaattataaattttattttgcgtgattcgttaaatttattttacgattaaaatatgatatatgatgtGCATGAAGCTGtgaatttcatataattttttttagctaacatatttctttttatttttttataaaagctgACATTGTGATAGCAGCCCAAGATAGGCAATTTCTGTCAAGTGAATTCATATCGCTTTTGTTACTATAAAAGTGATATAAAATTGCTGACcacatgaacaaaaaaaaaaaaaaaaaaaaggatgctGACAACATGCCATTATATTCTCAAGTGGGAGTTGGCGCCCGAATTAAACTGAGATGAAAGAGGATAAAACAACAgcaaaagaacaaaagagaaGTGGCAAAATGAAGAGATGATGAAGCACATAGCAATTTTGCTATAATTGTAATATAGTTTTCTAAAAATGTAAACATTTTTGTACTCAAATATGATGCGATAAGTGTttacagttataaaaaaattttataaaaataaattataaattaatattatttgatatgatattttaaatttattttttaataaagataattttaaaatatgatatatccgatcaaattacgtcagtttaataatttattttcataaaatctcttaaaattaaaagcatttCTAAATCAAGAGggaaaaaggataaaaatgaaaatcatcacTCTCACCCAAACTTCCTCCTTTCCTCGAAATTACCAATATTTCCAAGTCCCACCAAAGATATAAAAACTTCCAACATAGTCTGCATAaagctaaaaaacaaaaaatcttgcCAATAAAAAGAtaggaaggagaaggagaagctaataaataaacaaagttAATGTTTTCACATGCACACAAAAACCAAAAAGGCAAGATCAGAACCCAAATTGCAGTGAACAAAATTGATAGGACACTTCCATGGACTATGAGGGGCCTTTCCTTTCGTCACTCAAACCTGAACTTTCTTTTGTCTTTGCCTCTGTTTTCTTCTGCTCAGTCTTTCTGCTCCCATCTCTGCTTGCTGCAAGCCATCTCACTGGGACCCTCATGGTTTGTTTTTGCATTGTCATTTCAACATCCCAAGCACAATCACAGAGATCTAAAACAACGTTGCAATGCACAGCTAAAATCGAATGCAAAAGTAAGACTGGAAGTGAACGGATTACATCGAAAAGGAAATCCAAAGTATACATGTTTTATGTTATAAACTGAAATGAAATCTTGTTGTTGATTTGAATGTCATGAAGCTGATCCACATCCTCCAAGAGAAAACAGATACATATTATAAAAGACAGAAGCAAAAAGGCGGACAGAAAATCTGGAATTGATAATGAAACAGTGTTTGAAACTCTGAACATTCAAGGCTCTACAGATATAGGGACTGATCTAAAAGTTCAAGCTTTTTTACTCACCAACTTTCGTTGAAGGAATTAATAGCCTCCCCTATCTAATTTTACTACTATAAAACATATCTCcttcatttgtttctttgatATCTGAAGGAATGGGAATGGGATTTTCTTCAAGAAGCAGTAAGGCACAAATGCAAAACCCAAAAGAGCAAGTTACTGCCATCAGAACGAACAACTTCTTCATTAACTTTCGGTATGAATAACATCGATCATTGATAAAAGAGTAATTGAAAAGGGACACTaaaaaactgtaaaaaaaattaagagattgAGCCGATCCCGCCAATATCACCACCACCAAAAACCATCATCAATATGGAAAGAAGCAGAAGAGGATCAGGAAGAACAGAACTAGTTGCGAAGATTGAACTTGGGAAACGGGATTGCTTCTATAACCAGAGAAACCAAAATATAAGCCCAAGGAACCCGTTTTCTTCAGAAACTTTCTGACGAGAAAGATAAAACATGATTCACTCTTCCAAGTTGCAAGCTGCCTCTCCATGCTTCGCTCCTgctgccaccacctccacaacTCTAGCATTACAAGATAGCCAGATAAATAATGAGGTAAAAGGTgggttttttcttccttcttcctgaGCCAGTCCCACAAAAGAACAAGGTAGGTCGGGGCATTAAATTTAATTGGTCAGAAAAAACGAAcaagaattaaattcaaagaagaaacCCAACATGGGATTTGTGTCGTACGTTTTACCTCCTACTTTCTTTTGTTTCCCTTGAGAAGCAACCCTTGACGCTGTTCCCTTCCCTTGTCCCATCATAAGAAAGCAAAGCAAAGAATAAACATGTTTAAGTAGTGTGTGTTATAAGCGGCCGAGAACATTTTTAGGCGTTGTTTTTTGCCTTTGTGTTCGTGTCTTCTGTCTGTCCCTCGCTAGCTGTGACTATGTGACATTAGGACTACTGtctaaacaaatataataaagtgGGCGATACACGAGGGAATGAAAAATTCTTTCACAGTCATTGTTCATTATCTTAcacctcatattttataaaaaatattttttataaattactgGTGAAATTAAACGGAGGTTGTGTGTGGTACGGTTTGAATGGGGTCATTGCTTTGTCTGCCTCAAACCCTCTTTTGACCTTGCTAGCTAGATTTGCGCAAGCACATACTGTCCACTTCTGGTTTCTTTGCCTAACCCTTCTGCGTTATAAgattaaattactatataatcataaaaatattatctttttctaTCTCATCAAAGTTCGGACTGATCTCGTCACTTGATATATACAAACAAAAGAAGCATTGCTTTAATAGCAGTTTTCTGAATTCTGAGGCCAGCCCGACTCTTAACTGACCAAACAGGCACAAGGACCGAGGCTAAAATTCATCGAGACCGCCATCACCACCAAACCCTACAAACAACCAAAGCCTAACATTCGTTTGTGGATTTTGGGGAGGTGAGCTACCAagcaatctaaacaataaacaAACAGCCTCTGT
Coding sequences within it:
- the LOC108993031 gene encoding GDP-L-fucose synthase 1-like, which translates into the protein MEEDTSNGKIPLCSFLTDKTSKICVLGHRGLVGSAIVRKLQHLGFTNLLLRTHCELDLTRQNDVESFFAAEKPRFVILAAAKVGGIHANSNYPADFIAINLQIQTNVIDSSYRHGVQKLLFLGSSCIYPKLAPQPIPEDALLTSPLEPTNEWYAVAKIAGIKMCQAYRIQYGWDAISAMPTNLYGPNDNFHPENSHVLPALMRRFHEAKVKKAKEVVVWGTGSPLREFLHVDDLADAAIFLMESYSGLGQLNVGSGKEVSIKELAELVKDVVGFEGELVWDPSKPDGTPRKLMDCSNLAELGWSPKISLKDGLADTYKWYLENVKQ